From the Mycoplasmatota bacterium genome, one window contains:
- a CDS encoding ABC transporter ATP-binding protein encodes MINNKISNNHQKISSSNQSLIDIKNLSKEFDGEIVLKEINLSIKENEFVTLLGPSGCGKTTILRMIAGFETPTTGDILFNNKSIIHIEPNKRHINTVFQKYALFPHLNVFENIAFGLRLKKMKENEIVQRVKQMLKLVKLENFEHRNVKRLSGGQQQRVAIARALVNEPKVLLLDEPLAALDLKLRQDMQYELKEMQKKIGITFIYVTHDQEEALTMSDTIVVLNNGLIQQIGSPTDIYNEPKNRFVADFIGESNIISGIMIEDYKVKFEDYIFDCVDRGFHYNEPVEVVIRPEDLKIIKKDNAPMIGVVDSIIFKGVHYEICVIVNGKEYVIHTTKPASIGDIVGLTVEPEDIHVMEVGVIQDESIT; translated from the coding sequence ATGATTAATAACAAAATTAGCAACAATCATCAAAAAATATCTAGTTCAAATCAATCTTTAATTGATATAAAAAACCTATCTAAAGAGTTTGATGGAGAGATAGTGCTAAAAGAGATTAATTTATCAATTAAAGAAAATGAATTTGTGACATTATTAGGACCTTCTGGTTGTGGTAAGACAACAATTTTAAGAATGATTGCTGGATTTGAAACTCCAACAACAGGAGATATATTATTTAATAATAAATCAATAATACATATAGAACCGAACAAGAGACATATTAATACCGTATTTCAAAAGTATGCATTATTTCCACACTTAAATGTATTTGAAAATATTGCCTTCGGATTAAGACTTAAAAAAATGAAGGAAAATGAAATTGTTCAAAGAGTAAAACAAATGTTAAAGCTCGTTAAACTAGAAAATTTTGAACATCGAAATGTTAAACGATTATCCGGTGGCCAACAACAACGGGTGGCAATTGCACGTGCTTTAGTTAATGAACCAAAAGTTTTACTTTTAGATGAACCACTTGCAGCACTAGATTTAAAACTACGTCAAGATATGCAGTATGAATTAAAAGAAATGCAAAAGAAAATTGGTATTACCTTTATCTATGTAACACATGATCAAGAAGAGGCACTAACAATGAGTGATACTATTGTAGTTTTAAATAATGGTTTAATTCAACAAATAGGCTCTCCAACAGATATTTATAATGAACCTAAAAATCGTTTTGTAGCTGATTTTATAGGTGAGAGTAATATTATATCAGGAATTATGATTGAGGATTATAAAGTAAAATTTGAAGATTATATTTTCGATTGTGTTGATAGAGGCTTCCATTATAATGAACCTGTAGAGGTTGTTATACGACCTGAGGATTTAAAAATAATCAAAAAAGATAATGCTCCTATGATTGGAGTAGTTGATTCAATTATTTTTAAAGGTGTTCATTATGAAATATGTGTTATTGTAAATGGAAAAGAATATGTAATTCATACGACTAAACCAGCCTCGATTGGTGATATTGTTGGCTTAACTGTAGAGCCTGAAGATATTCATGTTATGGAAGTGGGTGTAATACAGGATGAATCAATCACTTAA
- a CDS encoding ABC transporter permease — MNQSLKRLAYPYLLWIFIMIVVPFFLVFLYSITSNKGGSSATFKFTLDHYIAFFSSTNFNILSKSILLAVQTTVLCLLFGFPVAWIISKIHIRMQNVLILFFILPMWINMLLRTYAWQIILGRSGILNYLFSLIGVTFNGILYTDAAVLIGMVYNFIPFMVLPIYTTLIKIDDDLIEAASDLGASTKEIFLKIIFPLSIPGVVTGIIMVFLPAVSSFAIPRLLGGGDYILIGNLIEKQFFLLGNWNFGSAISVILMIIIILSMKFMKKSDEYKSKGGGTLPW; from the coding sequence ATGAATCAATCACTTAAAAGACTAGCATATCCTTATCTTTTATGGATTTTTATTATGATTGTTGTTCCATTCTTTTTGGTTTTTCTATATAGTATCACATCAAATAAAGGTGGAAGTTCTGCAACATTTAAATTTACATTAGATCATTATATTGCATTTTTTAGTTCAACTAATTTTAATATATTATCTAAATCCATTTTACTTGCTGTTCAAACCACTGTATTATGCTTATTATTTGGATTTCCTGTTGCATGGATTATATCAAAAATTCATATTAGGATGCAAAATGTGCTTATTTTATTTTTCATTTTACCAATGTGGATTAATATGTTACTTAGAACCTATGCTTGGCAGATTATATTAGGTAGAAGTGGAATATTAAATTATTTATTTAGTTTAATTGGAGTTACATTTAATGGGATACTTTACACAGATGCTGCAGTACTAATAGGTATGGTTTATAATTTTATTCCTTTTATGGTACTTCCTATCTATACAACGCTCATAAAAATTGATGATGATTTAATTGAGGCTGCAAGTGATTTAGGAGCAAGTACAAAAGAAATTTTCTTAAAAATTATATTTCCGCTATCTATTCCTGGAGTGGTTACTGGAATTATTATGGTATTTTTGCCAGCTGTCAGCTCATTTGCCATTCCACGTCTTCTAGGTGGAGGAGATTATATATTAATTGGTAATTTAATAGAAAAACAATTTTTCTTATTAGGAAATTGGAATTTCGGTTCTGCAATTTCAGTTATCTTGATGATTATAATAATATTATCAATGAAGTTTATGAAAAAATCTGATGAATATAAATCTAAGGGAGGGGGTACCCTTCCATGGTAA
- a CDS encoding MATE family efflux transporter — MFKKYSFSKNSLFYHGLIRLAIPMAMTALLGSLLNMVDTFMISKLGGTAVAAVGTSNKVFFLMIVTLYGVYSGFGVFVSQYWGKKDIKRLQSVYMLALITGIFISVIITLLCLVIPKEILSLFSDDPEVLTLGVTYLRITSFTFIISAIGFSFEMVSRATEKVMLPFFVSGIGVIVNSLLNYVLIFGKLGFEEMGVEGAAIATLISRSLQLIIYLFYIFITKHPVLFIKIKNFVYEPQLFKKIYLKTIPVVGNEFFWALGIISIFAAYGQKGTDALASMQLFDTIVALLTVFTMGIANSSAIMIGKKIGEKKIDEAKWYAKLFLYNSVRFGFLTSLVLIAFIPLVPIIFNTQGEAIIYNIQNCLLVFAGYMPFNLLAATFIVGILRSGGDTKAAFIFEVSTLWGYAVPMAFLLVLFTPLSIPIIYLIITFELVIKVVFCYIRYKSGKYLHNLVH; from the coding sequence ATGTTTAAAAAATATTCTTTTTCTAAAAATTCTCTTTTTTATCATGGATTAATTCGATTAGCGATTCCGATGGCCATGACAGCTTTACTTGGTTCATTATTGAATATGGTAGATACCTTTATGATTAGTAAATTGGGAGGAACAGCTGTAGCTGCTGTTGGTACGAGTAACAAAGTCTTTTTTCTAATGATCGTTACATTATATGGGGTTTATAGTGGATTTGGTGTTTTTGTCTCACAATATTGGGGTAAAAAAGATATAAAACGACTTCAATCGGTATATATGCTTGCTCTAATAACGGGTATATTTATATCAGTAATAATAACCCTTCTATGTTTAGTTATTCCAAAAGAAATTTTATCCCTTTTTTCAGATGATCCAGAAGTTCTAACGTTAGGTGTTACTTACCTAAGAATCACTAGTTTCACATTTATAATATCAGCGATCGGATTTAGTTTTGAAATGGTTTCAAGAGCTACTGAAAAAGTCATGCTTCCTTTTTTTGTTTCTGGTATTGGTGTTATTGTTAATTCACTATTAAATTATGTTTTAATATTTGGGAAATTAGGTTTTGAAGAAATGGGAGTTGAAGGGGCTGCAATAGCAACGCTTATATCTCGTTCTTTACAGTTAATCATATATTTATTTTATATATTTATCACAAAACATCCTGTATTATTTATAAAAATAAAGAATTTTGTTTATGAACCTCAATTGTTTAAAAAAATATATTTAAAAACTATACCTGTAGTTGGTAATGAGTTCTTTTGGGCGCTAGGGATTATCTCAATCTTTGCTGCTTATGGACAAAAAGGAACAGATGCATTAGCGTCAATGCAGTTATTTGATACAATTGTTGCATTGTTAACTGTATTTACAATGGGAATTGCTAATTCAAGTGCCATTATGATTGGTAAAAAAATAGGAGAAAAGAAAATAGATGAAGCAAAATGGTATGCTAAGTTATTTTTATATAACTCAGTTCGCTTTGGTTTTTTAACCTCACTTGTATTAATTGCTTTTATTCCACTTGTTCCTATAATATTTAACACTCAAGGAGAAGCAATTATTTATAATATACAAAATTGTCTTCTTGTTTTTGCAGGATATATGCCTTTTAATCTATTAGCTGCTACATTTATTGTTGGTATCTTAAGAAGTGGAGGAGATACAAAAGCAGCTTTTATATTTGAGGTTTCAACCTTATGGGGATACGCTGTACCAATGGCCTTTCTATTGGTTCTTTTCACTCCATTATCTATCCCTATTATATACTTAATTATTACTTTTGAATTAGTGATAAAAGTTGTTTTTTGTTATATTCGTTATAAATCAGGAAAGTATTTACATAATTTAGTTCATTAA
- a CDS encoding DEAD/DEAH box helicase, with the protein MNIKQIKQQASNQITFERGVDYYENGHVQNYHMNVSKNITLDAQVIGSLNNIYQVRAEFNEYNELEEYNCQCQAFNTYKGCCKHIIALLLHYYYDIDHKPTHFGQSVTKTDRIAAKMITNYTNKSINEVVSDTSFQKVHLIPQLDIDYKGKLRMSFTIGHVRPYVLRSLSKFYHDMNEHNITEYGKNLTFYHDIKHFSEDSQALVKFVLNVYFESHYYQLESNYYRPRNDDRFLTISPSALDKFFEIYINKNINFSENGKQTQVTFVDTKPNITLSIKPVEDAFDLSINFKEALILNGESYQYILIDHLLYRLNENFTEKVGPLLQALREKGASLIISRQDMPTFCINVLNEIRNHITINADENILSEFEPTPLVSKLYIDLDEEHIVSAKLKFIYGDYEFDAFDERRGDIYRNVKEELIAKNMVKKYFEIEYKEKAQFQIYENEMIYHLYVEGIEELSKYMQIYVSDQFKSLVRKSPSIKIGVNVNHHLLDIDIDTSEFPMNELMDILQAYKRNKKYFRLKDGSFIHLEDNSLSELAQITDGLDLSIEDLENQNVTVPKYRALFLDNMLKNSEFIKSERDNYFKEIVRDVKDVDDTAFIIPDTLKDILRNYQKTGFRWLKTMSYYGFGGILADDMGLGKTIQIISLIQSYLNETPNSIPTLVVCPASLVLNWEVELNHFAPQIKVLTIIGSIDARKDIIKRIDQYEVILTSYDYLKRDIDLYIDKKFMFHIIDEAQYIKNHHTLNARSVKQIKSQCRFALTGTPIENNLAEIWSIFDFIMPGYLYSYRKFNQNYEIPIVKEENKKVLCNLKKLITPFVIRRLKKDVLKELPDKTETTMYAYLEGEQKKLYLANVALIKKEVNEKIQSGFNKNKLMILSMLTRLRQLCCDPSLYYDDYHGESAKLKMCLQLIDTSIESGHKILLFSQFTSMLAIIKNKLIEKGISFYLLEGATKKEERKRLVDHFNADDTNVFLISLKAGGTGLNLTSADVVIHYDPWWNISAQNQATDRTHRIGQKENVQVYKLIAKNTIEEKILKLQESKLRLADSIIVEDDGIITKMSEKDILELFD; encoded by the coding sequence ATGAATATAAAACAAATTAAACAACAAGCATCAAATCAAATCACATTTGAACGTGGTGTTGATTATTATGAAAATGGACATGTACAAAATTACCATATGAATGTCTCTAAAAATATAACCTTAGATGCCCAAGTGATTGGAAGTCTAAATAATATTTATCAAGTAAGAGCAGAATTTAATGAATATAACGAATTAGAAGAATATAATTGTCAATGTCAAGCATTTAATACCTACAAAGGCTGTTGTAAACACATTATCGCCTTATTACTTCATTATTATTATGATATTGACCATAAACCAACTCATTTTGGTCAATCAGTTACCAAAACAGACAGAATTGCAGCTAAAATGATTACCAATTACACGAATAAAAGTATTAATGAAGTCGTTTCAGATACTTCTTTTCAAAAAGTGCACTTAATTCCACAATTGGATATTGATTATAAAGGTAAATTACGAATGAGTTTTACGATTGGTCATGTAAGACCTTATGTATTACGTAGCTTATCAAAGTTCTATCATGATATGAATGAGCATAATATTACAGAATATGGGAAAAATTTAACGTTTTATCATGATATTAAACATTTTTCAGAAGACTCACAGGCTTTAGTAAAGTTTGTTTTAAATGTATATTTTGAATCACATTATTATCAGTTAGAATCAAATTATTACAGACCAAGAAATGATGATCGTTTTTTAACGATATCACCAAGTGCTTTAGATAAATTTTTTGAAATTTATATCAATAAAAATATAAATTTTTCAGAAAATGGGAAGCAAACACAGGTTACTTTTGTTGATACAAAACCAAATATTACTTTGTCAATCAAACCAGTTGAGGATGCTTTTGACCTATCGATTAATTTTAAAGAAGCATTGATATTAAATGGTGAATCATATCAATATATTTTAATTGATCATTTACTTTACCGTTTAAATGAGAATTTTACTGAAAAGGTCGGTCCTTTACTTCAAGCTTTAAGAGAAAAAGGAGCTTCACTCATTATTAGTCGTCAAGATATGCCCACATTTTGTATAAATGTCTTAAATGAAATAAGAAATCATATAACAATTAATGCTGATGAAAATATATTAAGCGAATTTGAACCTACGCCTTTAGTATCAAAATTATATATAGATTTGGATGAAGAACATATTGTGTCAGCAAAATTAAAATTTATATATGGTGATTATGAATTTGATGCTTTTGATGAAAGAAGAGGAGACATTTATCGAAATGTAAAGGAAGAACTAATCGCTAAAAACATGGTTAAAAAATATTTTGAAATAGAGTACAAAGAAAAAGCACAATTTCAAATATATGAGAATGAAATGATTTATCATCTTTATGTAGAAGGAATTGAAGAATTATCTAAATATATGCAAATATATGTTTCTGATCAATTTAAATCACTTGTAAGAAAGTCACCAAGTATTAAAATTGGTGTAAATGTAAATCATCATTTATTAGATATTGATATTGATACATCCGAATTTCCGATGAATGAGTTAATGGATATTTTACAAGCCTATAAACGAAATAAAAAATATTTTCGCTTAAAAGATGGTTCATTTATCCATTTAGAAGATAATTCATTATCAGAACTCGCTCAAATTACCGATGGTCTTGATTTATCAATTGAAGATTTGGAAAATCAAAATGTTACAGTTCCTAAATATCGTGCATTATTCTTAGACAATATGTTAAAAAATAGTGAGTTTATTAAATCTGAACGTGATAATTACTTTAAAGAAATTGTTCGTGATGTGAAAGATGTAGATGATACAGCTTTTATAATTCCAGATACATTAAAAGATATTTTAAGAAACTATCAAAAAACAGGATTTCGTTGGTTAAAAACAATGAGTTATTATGGATTTGGTGGCATCTTAGCTGATGATATGGGATTGGGTAAAACGATTCAAATTATATCATTAATTCAATCCTATTTAAATGAAACACCTAATTCAATTCCCACTTTGGTTGTATGTCCGGCTTCATTAGTACTAAATTGGGAAGTAGAATTAAATCATTTTGCTCCTCAAATAAAAGTATTAACAATCATTGGCTCTATCGATGCTAGGAAAGATATTATTAAAAGAATTGATCAATATGAAGTCATACTTACCTCATATGATTACTTAAAACGGGATATTGACTTATATATAGATAAAAAATTTATGTTTCATATTATCGATGAAGCACAATATATAAAAAACCATCATACCTTAAATGCTCGTTCTGTTAAGCAAATAAAAAGTCAATGTCGTTTTGCATTGACTGGAACACCAATTGAAAACAATCTAGCGGAAATCTGGTCTATTTTTGATTTTATTATGCCTGGTTATTTATATTCTTATCGAAAGTTTAATCAAAATTATGAAATCCCAATTGTAAAAGAAGAAAATAAAAAAGTTTTATGTAATTTAAAGAAATTAATAACACCTTTTGTTATTAGAAGATTAAAAAAGGATGTCTTAAAAGAATTACCAGATAAGACTGAAACAACGATGTATGCCTATCTAGAAGGAGAACAAAAAAAGTTATATCTAGCCAATGTTGCTTTGATAAAAAAAGAAGTCAATGAAAAAATACAATCTGGTTTTAATAAAAATAAGTTGATGATTTTATCAATGTTAACCCGTTTACGACAATTATGCTGTGATCCTAGTTTATACTATGATGATTATCATGGTGAGAGTGCAAAATTGAAAATGTGTCTACAACTAATCGACACTTCAATTGAATCTGGACATAAAATATTGTTATTTTCTCAGTTTACCTCTATGTTAGCGATTATTAAAAACAAGTTAATTGAAAAAGGAATTTCATTTTACTTATTAGAAGGTGCGACTAAAAAAGAAGAACGAAAACGTTTGGTCGATCATTTTAATGCAGATGATACCAATGTATTTTTAATATCATTAAAGGCTGGGGGGACTGGTTTAAATTTAACCAGTGCTGATGTTGTCATTCATTATGATCCTTGGTGGAATATTAGTGCTCAAAATCAAGCAACAGATAGAACCCATCGAATTGGTCAAAAAGAAAATGTCCAGGTATATAAATTAATTGCGAAAAATACCATTGAAGAGAAGATACTCAAACTGCAAGAATCAAAACTTAGATTAGCTGATTCAATTATTGTCGAAGATGATGGTATTATAACCAAAATGTCTGAAAAAGATATTTTGGAATTATTTGACTGA
- a CDS encoding ABC transporter permease, whose amino-acid sequence MVIKTRHVMYLIFMFLFLYAPIFVLVFYSFNEADSMGKWSGFSLKWYIELFNNEKIQDAFVYTIVCAIISTTVSTILGTISALGIYKTSKKIKETVLNINYFPVINPDIVTAVSLMILYVSLGIPRGFSTMVLAHIMFSTPFVILTILPRLNALDPNMLDAATDLGATPLQAIRKVIIPEIMPGIVAGALIAFTMSIDDFVISYFNTSNGVTNLSIEIYNMAKKPIRPTVNALASLMVACIVLFVFFVNRISYKNKKERF is encoded by the coding sequence ATGGTAATAAAAACACGTCATGTAATGTATTTAATATTTATGTTTTTATTTCTCTATGCCCCTATCTTTGTTTTAGTATTTTACTCATTTAATGAAGCAGATTCAATGGGGAAGTGGAGTGGTTTCTCTTTAAAGTGGTATATTGAATTATTTAATAACGAAAAAATCCAAGATGCATTTGTTTATACCATAGTTTGTGCAATTATATCAACCACTGTTTCAACTATACTGGGTACCATATCTGCATTAGGGATTTACAAAACTTCAAAAAAGATAAAAGAAACTGTCTTAAATATAAATTATTTTCCAGTAATTAATCCTGATATAGTAACAGCAGTTTCATTAATGATTTTATATGTTTCATTAGGGATTCCACGTGGTTTTTCTACGATGGTACTTGCCCATATTATGTTTAGTACACCTTTTGTAATTTTGACCATACTACCAAGGTTAAATGCGTTAGACCCAAACATGTTAGATGCAGCAACTGATTTAGGGGCAACACCACTTCAAGCAATTCGAAAAGTGATTATTCCTGAAATCATGCCTGGAATCGTTGCAGGGGCTTTAATCGCTTTTACGATGTCAATCGATGATTTTGTAATTAGTTATTTTAACACATCGAACGGTGTTACAAATCTATCAATTGAAATCTATAATATGGCAAAAAAACCAATCAGACCAACTGTTAATGCATTAGCAAGTCTAATGGTCGCATGTATTGTTTTATTCGTCTTTTTCGTAAATAGAATAAGTTATAAAAATAAAAAAGAGAGGTTTTAA
- a CDS encoding DNA starvation/stationary phase protection protein, translating into MDEKNLKKYFADLNTVLYNILNFHWNVTGGLFITLHRLYQEQYEFLFDSIDQLAEIFKAKGIYPLTCLREIYDLADIKTMESKDYTARETIESEIEQFELLNKKSISLADAANEEGDLTLVDYFTDQSNFFNKQLYFLRQFIK; encoded by the coding sequence ATGGATGAAAAAAACTTGAAAAAGTATTTTGCTGATCTAAATACAGTGCTTTATAATATTTTAAATTTTCATTGGAATGTAACAGGAGGATTATTTATAACACTTCACAGATTATATCAGGAGCAATATGAATTTTTATTTGATAGTATTGATCAACTAGCAGAAATATTTAAAGCAAAAGGAATATACCCATTAACTTGTTTACGAGAAATCTATGATCTAGCTGATATTAAAACAATGGAATCAAAAGATTATACTGCCAGAGAAACAATAGAAAGTGAAATAGAGCAATTTGAACTTTTAAATAAAAAATCTATTTCACTAGCTGATGCTGCCAATGAAGAAGGGGATTTAACACTTGTTGATTACTTTACAGATCAATCTAATTTCTTTAATAAACAATTATACTTTTTACGACAATTTATTAAGTAA
- a CDS encoding ABC transporter substrate-binding protein, which translates to MKKIISSLVLIMLFFIILVTPNNSVNAEDTITLNVFNWGEYIDEEVITEFETAFPNVNVNYETFDSNESMYTKLTTGDAKYDVVIPSDYMIEKLIKEDLLVELDPDKMPNRNEISDEYYEKSKVFDPNNKYTIPYFWGTVGILYDTTKVNKPVDSWSILWDEDYKKDIFMYDSQRDSLMVALKLLGKSMNTTNKDDLEEAKNKLIEQKPLVYSYVTDSVIQQMISGEAALAVVYSGDASFIMSENENMAYAIPKEGTNFWIDSMVIPKTSQHVDLAHEFINFMCKPEIATKNTEYVMYSSPVESVFNTVKTEDWASNIAYNPEGIIDILGGDVQTEVFRDPGDFINEYDKVWSEVLAPKTNYIIPLIIGIVVIVGVGGYFLYSRKKKSY; encoded by the coding sequence ATGAAAAAAATTATTAGTAGTTTAGTATTAATTATGTTATTTTTCATTATCTTAGTTACTCCCAACAATAGCGTTAACGCTGAAGACACGATCACTTTAAATGTATTTAATTGGGGAGAGTATATTGATGAAGAGGTAATAACAGAATTTGAAACAGCATTTCCTAATGTAAATGTAAATTATGAAACATTTGATTCTAATGAATCAATGTACACAAAATTAACAACTGGAGATGCAAAATATGATGTAGTTATTCCTTCAGACTATATGATTGAAAAACTAATTAAAGAAGATCTTTTAGTTGAATTAGACCCAGATAAAATGCCAAATCGTAACGAAATATCAGATGAGTATTATGAAAAATCAAAGGTATTTGATCCTAATAATAAATACACAATCCCTTATTTTTGGGGAACAGTTGGTATTTTGTATGACACAACCAAAGTAAATAAGCCTGTAGATTCATGGTCTATCTTATGGGATGAAGATTATAAAAAAGATATCTTCATGTATGATAGTCAACGCGATTCTTTAATGGTTGCCTTAAAACTTTTAGGTAAATCAATGAATACAACCAATAAAGATGATTTAGAGGAAGCTAAAAATAAATTAATTGAACAAAAACCACTTGTTTATTCATATGTGACTGATTCTGTCATTCAACAAATGATTAGTGGGGAAGCAGCACTAGCTGTTGTGTACTCAGGGGATGCATCTTTTATCATGAGTGAGAATGAAAATATGGCTTATGCTATTCCTAAAGAAGGAACTAATTTCTGGATTGATTCAATGGTTATTCCTAAAACAAGTCAACATGTTGATTTAGCACATGAATTCATTAACTTTATGTGTAAACCTGAAATAGCCACTAAAAACACAGAATATGTTATGTACTCATCTCCAGTTGAATCTGTATTCAATACAGTAAAAACAGAAGATTGGGCAAGTAATATAGCCTATAATCCTGAAGGGATTATTGATATCTTAGGTGGAGATGTTCAAACAGAAGTATTTAGAGATCCAGGTGATTTTATCAATGAGTATGATAAAGTTTGGTCTGAAGTTCTCGCACCAAAAACAAATTATATTATTCCATTAATAATTGGAATTGTTGTAATTGTTGGAGTAGGAGGATATTTCTTATATTCAAGAAAGAAAAAAAGTTACTAA
- the deoB gene encoding phosphopentomutase, protein MKFKRTFLIVLDSLGCGAMEDAQEYGDEGSNTIKHISEQMTLNLPYMQKLGYGNITEIKNVPKTEEPMGYFTKMEEKSVGKDTMTGHWEFMGLHVTEPFQTFTDTGFPKALIDELERKTGRKVIGNKAASGTEILVELGEEQMKTGDLIVYTSADSVLQIAAHEEIVPLDELYRICEIAREMTLSDEWKVGRIIARPFIGTDKANFKRTPNRHDYALKPFGKTVLNYLQENNYDVISIGKIKDIYDGEGITQAYKSKSNTNGCEILLEQIKKDFTGICFMNLVDFDALYGHRRNPIGYGEAINEFDTYLGKMLNQLKEDDLLILTADHGNDPIHHGTDHTREYVPLLVYSKKLKTPKALSIRTSFADIGATIAENYQVQNGQIGKSFLNDLQ, encoded by the coding sequence ATGAAATTTAAACGTACTTTTTTAATAGTATTAGATTCGCTTGGTTGTGGAGCGATGGAAGATGCACAAGAATACGGTGATGAAGGTAGTAACACCATTAAACATATCTCAGAACAAATGACACTTAATCTACCTTATATGCAAAAATTAGGTTATGGAAATATAACCGAGATTAAAAATGTACCAAAAACAGAAGAACCTATGGGATATTTTACAAAAATGGAAGAGAAATCAGTAGGAAAGGATACCATGACAGGGCATTGGGAGTTTATGGGACTTCATGTCACAGAACCCTTTCAAACATTCACTGATACAGGATTTCCTAAAGCATTAATTGATGAATTAGAAAGAAAAACAGGAAGAAAAGTGATTGGGAACAAAGCTGCATCTGGTACAGAGATATTAGTAGAACTTGGCGAAGAACAAATGAAAACAGGTGATTTAATTGTTTATACTTCTGCCGATTCTGTATTACAAATAGCCGCTCATGAAGAAATTGTCCCTCTTGACGAATTATATCGAATATGTGAGATTGCCCGTGAAATGACTTTATCAGATGAATGGAAGGTAGGAAGAATAATCGCTAGACCTTTTATTGGTACTGATAAAGCAAATTTCAAGCGTACACCTAATCGTCATGATTATGCTTTAAAACCTTTTGGTAAAACTGTACTAAACTATCTACAAGAAAATAATTATGATGTGATATCCATCGGTAAGATTAAAGATATCTATGATGGAGAAGGGATTACACAAGCCTACAAATCAAAATCAAATACAAATGGTTGTGAAATCTTACTAGAGCAAATTAAGAAAGATTTTACAGGTATTTGTTTTATGAACTTAGTTGATTTTGACGCTTTATATGGACACAGAAGAAATCCAATCGGCTATGGCGAAGCAATAAATGAATTTGATACTTATTTAGGTAAAATGCTTAATCAGTTAAAGGAAGATGATTTATTAATCTTAACAGCCGATCATGGTAATGATCCTATTCACCATGGAACTGACCACACAAGAGAATATGTACCACTTTTAGTCTACAGTAAAAAATTAAAAACACCGAAAGCTTTATCAATTAGAACATCGTTTGCTGATATTGGCGCAACAATCGCTGAAAATTATCAAGTCCAAAATGGTCAAATAGGAAAAAGCTTCTTAAATGATTTACAATAA